The Geobacillus stearothermophilus ATCC 12980 genome contains a region encoding:
- the dnaA gene encoding chromosomal replication initiator protein DnaA: protein MENIHDLWDRVLQEIERKISKPSFETWLKSTKAHSLRGDTLVIVAPNEFARDWLDSRYSHLIGETIYAITGEELAVKFIIPPNQADEELEFQPAKKQRKQYEEANDFPQSMLNPKYTFDTFVIGSGNRFAHAASLAVAEAPAKAYNPLFIYGGVGLGKTHLMHAIGHYVIEHNPSAKVVYLSSEKFTNEFINAIRDNRPDDFRNKYRNVDVLLIDDIQFLAGKEQTQEEFFHTFNTLHEESKQIVISSDRPPKEIPTLEDRLRSRFEWGLITDITPPDLETRIAILRKKAKAEGFDIPNEVMLYIANQIDSNIRELEGALIRVVAYSSLINKEITADLAAEALKDIIPSAKPKVITIQDIQRVVGQHFNIKLEDFKAKKRTKSVAFPRQIAMYLSRELTDCSLPKIGDEFGGRDHTTVIHAHEKISKLLQTDTQLQKHVKEIQEKLKQL from the coding sequence GTGGAAAATATCCATGATTTATGGGATCGCGTGCTTCAGGAAATTGAACGGAAAATCAGCAAGCCGAGCTTTGAGACTTGGCTCAAGTCAACGAAAGCCCACTCTTTGCGTGGTGACACGCTCGTCATCGTAGCCCCGAACGAGTTTGCTAGAGACTGGCTTGATTCCCGTTATTCCCATTTAATTGGGGAAACGATCTACGCCATTACCGGCGAAGAGCTGGCCGTCAAATTTATCATTCCGCCAAACCAGGCTGACGAAGAACTCGAGTTTCAACCGGCCAAAAAACAGCGGAAGCAGTACGAGGAAGCGAATGATTTCCCGCAAAGCATGTTAAATCCGAAATATACATTCGACACGTTTGTCATCGGCTCCGGCAACCGGTTCGCCCATGCTGCATCACTCGCGGTCGCCGAAGCCCCGGCCAAGGCGTACAACCCGCTTTTCATTTACGGCGGAGTCGGACTTGGAAAAACGCATTTGATGCACGCGATCGGCCATTACGTCATTGAACATAACCCGTCCGCGAAAGTTGTCTATTTATCTTCAGAAAAGTTTACAAACGAGTTTATTAACGCCATTCGCGACAACCGCCCGGACGATTTTCGCAACAAGTATCGAAACGTTGACGTTCTGCTAATCGATGATATTCAGTTCTTGGCTGGAAAAGAACAAACGCAGGAGGAATTTTTCCATACGTTTAACACGCTGCACGAGGAAAGCAAGCAAATCGTCATTTCAAGCGACCGGCCGCCTAAAGAAATCCCGACGCTTGAAGACCGCTTGCGTTCGCGCTTTGAATGGGGGCTGATCACCGACATCACGCCGCCTGATTTGGAAACGCGGATCGCCATCCTCCGAAAAAAAGCGAAAGCGGAAGGGTTTGACATTCCGAACGAAGTGATGCTTTATATCGCCAATCAAATCGATTCGAACATCCGTGAGCTCGAAGGCGCCCTCATCCGCGTCGTCGCCTACTCATCGCTTATCAATAAAGAAATCACGGCTGACCTGGCAGCGGAAGCATTGAAGGATATCATTCCGAGCGCGAAGCCCAAAGTGATCACGATCCAAGACATTCAGCGCGTTGTTGGACAGCATTTCAATATTAAGCTTGAAGACTTTAAGGCAAAAAAACGGACAAAATCGGTCGCGTTCCCCCGGCAAATCGCCATGTATCTCTCCCGCGAACTGACCGACTGTTCGCTGCCGAAAATCGGCGACGAATTTGGCGGCCGCGATCATACGACGGTCATCCACGCCCATGAAAAAATATCAAAGCTTTTGCAAACCGACACGCAGCTGCAGAAACATGTGAAAGAAATCCAAGAAAAGCTGAAGCAACTGTGA
- the gyrB gene encoding DNA topoisomerase (ATP-hydrolyzing) subunit B, with protein MTMEQRVERAYDASQIQVLEGLEAVRKRPGMYIGSTGPKGLHHLVWEIVDNSIDEALAGYCTEIHVTIGKDNSITVADNGRGIPVDVHEATGRPAVEVIMTVLHAGGKFGGGGYKVSGGLHGVGASVVNALSEWLEVYVYRDGKIHYQKYERGNPCTDLQVIGETDRTGTTTRFKPDPEIFTETTEFDYETLAARLRELAFLNRGLKITLTDERVDNRKSEYFYEGGIRSYVRHLNRTREVLHEEPIYIAGERDGIAVEIALQYNDGYTSNIYSFVNNIHTHEGGTHESGFKMALTRIINDYARKQQIFKDNDANLTGEDVREGLTAIVSIKHPSPQFEGQTKTKLGNSDARTVTDAVFSEQFETFLLEHPTIARKIVEKGMMAARARLAAKKARELTRRKSALEVSNLPGKLADCSSRDPSISELYIVEGDSAGGSAKQGRDRHFQAILPLRGKILNVEKARIDKILSNNEVRAIITALGTGIGEEFDISKARYHKVIIMTDADVDGAHIRTLLLTFFYRYMRQFIEHGYVYIAQPPLYKIEQGKQVRYAYNDRQLEKILAELPEQPKPTIQRYKGLGEMNPEQLWETTMNPEKRTLLQVSLQDAIDADETFEILMGDKVEPRRQFIEENARYVKNLDI; from the coding sequence ATGACAATGGAACAACGGGTTGAGCGAGCGTACGACGCGAGCCAAATCCAAGTGCTCGAAGGCCTTGAAGCAGTTCGAAAGCGCCCGGGGATGTACATCGGCTCGACGGGGCCTAAAGGGCTGCACCACCTCGTTTGGGAAATCGTCGACAACAGCATTGACGAAGCATTAGCCGGCTATTGCACGGAAATTCATGTGACGATCGGAAAGGATAACAGCATCACGGTCGCTGACAACGGGCGCGGCATTCCAGTCGATGTGCATGAGGCAACCGGACGGCCGGCTGTTGAGGTCATCATGACCGTTCTGCACGCCGGCGGGAAGTTCGGCGGCGGCGGTTATAAAGTATCCGGCGGCTTGCACGGCGTCGGCGCCTCGGTCGTCAACGCCTTGTCGGAATGGCTGGAAGTTTACGTATACCGAGATGGGAAAATCCATTATCAAAAATACGAGCGGGGCAATCCGTGCACCGATCTGCAAGTCATCGGCGAGACGGACCGAACCGGGACGACGACCCGCTTTAAGCCGGATCCGGAAATTTTTACAGAAACGACCGAGTTTGATTACGAAACGTTGGCCGCCCGGCTGCGCGAGCTCGCCTTTTTGAACCGCGGCTTGAAAATCACCTTGACGGATGAACGGGTTGACAACCGGAAAAGTGAATACTTTTATGAAGGCGGCATCCGCTCTTACGTCCGCCATTTGAATCGGACGCGGGAAGTGTTGCACGAAGAGCCGATTTACATTGCCGGCGAGCGCGACGGCATCGCTGTCGAAATCGCCTTGCAGTACAACGACGGCTATACGAGCAACATTTATTCATTCGTGAATAATATCCATACGCACGAAGGCGGCACGCATGAATCCGGCTTTAAAATGGCGTTGACGCGCATCATCAATGACTACGCCCGCAAACAGCAAATTTTCAAGGACAATGATGCCAATTTGACGGGGGAAGATGTGCGGGAAGGGCTGACGGCCATTGTGTCAATCAAACACCCCTCCCCGCAATTTGAGGGGCAGACGAAAACAAAGCTCGGCAACAGCGATGCGCGCACGGTGACGGACGCTGTCTTTTCTGAACAATTTGAAACGTTTTTGCTCGAACACCCGACCATTGCCCGAAAAATTGTCGAAAAAGGGATGATGGCCGCCCGCGCCCGCCTAGCGGCCAAAAAGGCGCGCGAACTGACGCGGCGCAAAAGCGCGCTTGAAGTCTCCAATTTGCCGGGCAAACTTGCCGACTGCTCGTCAAGAGATCCGTCGATCAGCGAGCTGTATATCGTGGAGGGGGATTCGGCGGGCGGTTCAGCGAAACAAGGGCGCGACCGCCATTTCCAGGCAATTTTGCCGTTGCGTGGGAAAATTCTCAACGTTGAGAAGGCAAGAATCGACAAAATCTTGTCCAACAACGAAGTGCGGGCGATCATCACCGCTCTTGGCACCGGCATTGGCGAAGAGTTCGACATCTCAAAGGCGCGTTATCATAAAGTCATCATTATGACCGATGCGGACGTCGACGGCGCTCATATCCGCACGCTTCTTTTGACATTCTTTTATCGCTACATGCGTCAATTTATCGAGCACGGCTATGTGTACATCGCCCAACCGCCCCTTTATAAAATCGAACAAGGAAAACAAGTGCGCTACGCTTACAACGACCGCCAGCTCGAAAAAATTCTTGCTGAGCTGCCGGAACAACCGAAGCCGACAATCCAACGCTACAAAGGGTTGGGCGAGATGAACCCAGAGCAACTTTGGGAGACGACGATGAACCCGGAAAAGCGAACATTGCTTCAAGTCAGCTTGCAAGATGCCATTGACGCAGATGAAACGTTTGAAATTTTAATGGGCGACAAAGTCGAGCCACGCCGCCAATTTATCGAAGAAAACGCCCGTTATGTGAAAAACTTGGACATTTAG
- the dnaN gene encoding DNA polymerase III subunit beta: MNISIDREALTRSVQDVMKAVSTRTTIPILTGIKLTATALGVTLTGSDSDISIESFIPLEKEGRLLVDVKRPGSIVLQARFFAEIVKKLPQQTVEIETEDNFLTVIRSGHSEFRLNGLNADEYPRLPQIEEENVFQIPADLLKTIIRQTVFAVSTSETRPILTGVNWKVENNELVCTATDSHRLAMRKVKIEAGHAVSYNVVIPGKSLNELSKILDDGSAPVDIVITANQVLFKAEHLLFFSRLLDGNYPETARLIPTESKTTMTVNAKEFLQAIDRASLLAREGRNNVVKLTTLPGGLLEISSVSPEIGKVTEQLQAESLEGEELNISFSAKYMMDALRALDGTDIQISFTGAMRPFVLRPLYTDSMLQLILPVRTY; this comes from the coding sequence GTGAACATCTCGATTGACCGTGAAGCGCTGACAAGAAGTGTCCAAGATGTGATGAAAGCTGTATCGACGAGAACGACGATTCCGATTTTGACAGGGATTAAACTGACAGCGACGGCCCTTGGGGTGACATTGACAGGCAGCGACTCCGATATTTCGATCGAGTCGTTCATTCCGCTTGAAAAAGAAGGTCGGCTGCTCGTTGATGTCAAAAGGCCGGGAAGCATCGTGCTGCAAGCTCGCTTTTTTGCTGAAATTGTCAAAAAGCTGCCGCAGCAAACTGTCGAGATCGAGACGGAAGACAACTTTTTGACTGTCATCCGCTCAGGCCACTCGGAATTCCGTCTCAATGGCTTAAATGCCGACGAATATCCGCGGTTGCCGCAAATTGAGGAAGAAAACGTCTTTCAAATTCCGGCTGATCTATTGAAGACAATCATCCGACAAACTGTTTTTGCTGTTTCAACATCGGAAACGCGCCCCATCTTGACAGGTGTCAACTGGAAAGTGGAGAATAACGAACTCGTCTGCACGGCGACAGACAGCCATCGTTTGGCGATGCGAAAGGTAAAAATTGAAGCAGGACATGCTGTGTCGTACAACGTCGTCATTCCGGGGAAAAGTCTAAACGAGCTGAGCAAAATTTTGGACGACGGCAGCGCTCCGGTTGATATTGTCATAACGGCCAACCAAGTGTTGTTTAAAGCGGAACATCTTCTTTTCTTTTCCCGGCTGCTTGACGGAAACTATCCGGAAACAGCCCGCCTGATTCCGACAGAAAGCAAAACAACGATGACCGTCAATGCGAAAGAGTTTTTGCAAGCGATTGACCGGGCATCACTGCTTGCAAGGGAAGGGAGAAACAATGTCGTGAAACTGACGACGCTCCCGGGAGGGCTGTTGGAAATTTCCTCGGTTTCTCCAGAAATCGGGAAAGTGACGGAACAGTTGCAGGCCGAATCACTTGAAGGGGAAGAGTTAAACATCTCGTTCAGCGCAAAATATATGATGGATGCACTCCGGGCCCTTGATGGCACCGATATTCAAATCAGTTTCACCGGGGCAATGCGCCCGTTCGTGCTGCGTCCGCTTTACACCGACTCGATGCTGCAGCTCATTTTGCCGGTAAGAACATATTGA
- the yaaA gene encoding S4 domain-containing protein YaaA — protein sequence MEQTVTIKTETITLGQLLKLVQLIDTGGAAKWFLQEYNVLVNGERETRRGRKLKDGDRVDVEQIGTFVVVRAE from the coding sequence ATGGAACAAACGGTGACGATTAAAACGGAAACGATCACGTTAGGACAGCTGTTGAAGCTTGTGCAGTTAATTGATACAGGCGGCGCTGCGAAATGGTTTTTGCAGGAATACAACGTGCTCGTCAATGGCGAAAGAGAGACCCGGCGCGGGCGGAAGTTAAAAGACGGCGACCGGGTGGATGTGGAGCAAATCGGCACGTTTGTCGTTGTACGGGCAGAGTAG
- the recF gene encoding DNA replication/repair protein RecF (All proteins in this family for which functions are known are DNA-binding proteins that assist the filamentation of RecA onto DNA for the initiation of recombination or recombinational repair.), translated as MFLTDLVLTNYRNYEHEMVNFSQGVNVILGENAQGKTNMMEAIYVLAMAKSHRTSNDKDLIRWNEEYAKIEGRAEKRSGSLALELLISKKGKKARCNHIEQRRLSQYVGQLNVVMFAPEDLNLVKGSPQVRRRFIDMEIGQVSPVYIHDLGQYQKLLQQRNHCLKMMQTRERGGEAVLDVLTEQLAVLAAKITLRRRQFLSLLEQWAMPIHREISRGAEQLGIRYEPSVDVSEKAELSRIVEAYCETFASLRKREIERGTTLAGPHRDDIAFIVNGKNVQTFGSQGQQRTTALAVKLAEIELIFSELGDYPILLLDDVLSELDDFRQTHLLDAIRKKVQTFVTTTSIDGIKHDIIQEAAIYRVHSGSVAAPS; from the coding sequence GTGTTTTTAACCGACTTAGTGTTAACGAACTACCGCAACTACGAACATGAAATGGTGAATTTCAGCCAAGGGGTCAACGTCATTCTCGGGGAAAATGCCCAAGGGAAGACAAACATGATGGAGGCCATTTATGTATTGGCCATGGCGAAATCGCACCGCACATCGAACGATAAAGACCTTATCCGTTGGAATGAAGAGTATGCTAAAATAGAAGGAAGAGCGGAAAAACGAAGCGGTTCTCTTGCCCTTGAACTGCTTATCTCAAAAAAAGGGAAAAAAGCGAGATGCAACCATATTGAGCAGCGACGGCTCAGCCAATATGTCGGGCAGTTAAATGTAGTCATGTTCGCTCCGGAAGACTTGAATCTGGTCAAAGGAAGTCCGCAAGTGCGGCGGCGGTTTATCGATATGGAAATCGGACAAGTATCCCCCGTTTATATACATGATTTGGGGCAATACCAAAAACTGTTGCAGCAGCGCAACCACTGCTTGAAGATGATGCAGACGCGCGAGAGGGGCGGCGAGGCGGTGCTTGACGTATTAACCGAACAGCTCGCCGTGCTGGCGGCGAAGATTACGTTGCGGCGCCGCCAGTTTTTATCGCTGCTTGAGCAGTGGGCGATGCCGATCCACCGTGAAATCAGCCGCGGAGCTGAACAACTCGGCATTCGGTATGAACCGTCGGTCGACGTATCAGAAAAGGCAGAATTGTCGAGAATAGTAGAAGCATACTGCGAAACGTTCGCTTCCTTGCGAAAACGGGAAATCGAGCGGGGAACGACGCTTGCCGGCCCGCATCGCGATGACATCGCGTTTATCGTCAACGGAAAAAACGTCCAAACGTTCGGTTCCCAAGGGCAACAGCGCACAACCGCGCTGGCGGTGAAACTGGCGGAAATTGAGCTCATCTTTTCCGAGTTAGGTGATTACCCCATTTTGTTGCTCGATGATGTGCTGTCCGAACTTGATGACTTTCGGCAAACCCACCTCTTAGATGCGATCCGAAAAAAAGTGCAAACTTTCGTGACCACAACGAGCATTGACGGCATTAAGCACGATATCATTCAAGAAGCGGCTATTTATCGAGTCCACTCCGGTTCGGTAGCTGCTCCTTCTTGA